The Humulus lupulus chromosome 3, drHumLupu1.1, whole genome shotgun sequence genome window below encodes:
- the LOC133823056 gene encoding pyruvate kinase isozyme G, chloroplastic-like isoform X3, with protein MKIVCTIGPSTSTREMIWKLVETRMNVSRLNVSHGDHSSHQKTIDLVKEYNSQFDDKVVAIMLDTKGPEVQSANLPQPIMLEEGQEFNFTIKRGVSTENTVSVNYDAFVNDVEVGDMLVVDGGMMSLLVKSKTHDTIKCEVVDGGELKSRRHLNVRGKSANLPSITDKDWEDIMFGVDNQVDFYAVSFVKDARVVHELKDYLKSCNADIHVIVKMESADSIPNLHSIIPASDGAMVARGDLGAELPIEDVPLLQILS; from the exons ATGAAGATAGTTTGTACAATTGGTCCCTCCACAAGCACACGTGAGATGATATGGAAACTGGTAGAAACTAGAATGAATGTGTCACGTTTAAATGTGTCTCATGGGGACCATTCATCACACCAGAAAACCATTGATCTTGTTAAAGAGTACAACTCTCAGTTTGATGACAAGGTCGTCGCCATAATGCTAGACACCAAG GGGCCTGAGGTTCAAAGTGCAAATTTACCTCAACCTATAATGCTTGAAGAAGGACAagaatttaattttacaattaaaaGAGGAGTCAGCACAGAAAACACTGTCAGCGTGAATTATGATGCCTTTGTGAATGATGTGGAGGTTGGAGACATGCTAGTGGTTGATG GTGGAATGATGTCTTTACTTGTTAAGTCGAAGACACATGATACTATTAAATGTGAAGTAGTTGATGGTGGAGAATTAAAATCAAGGCGTCATTTAAATGTTCGTGGAAAAAGTGCAAATCTCCCTTCAATTACAG ATAAAGACTGGGAAGATATCATGTTTGGAGTGGACAACCAAGTCGATTTCTATGCTGTCTCTTTTGTAAAAGATGCTAGAGTGGTTCATGAGTTGAAAGATTATCTTAAAA GTTGCAATGCAGACATTCATGTGATTGTAAAAATGGAAAGTGCAGACTCTATCCCAAATCTTCATTCAATTATTCCTGCATCTGATGGG GCAATGGTTGCTCGTGGGGACCTTGGAGCTGAACTTCCGATTGAGGATGTTCCTCTGTTACAG ATACTGTCATGA
- the LOC133823056 gene encoding pyruvate kinase isozyme G, chloroplastic-like isoform X2 — MKIVCTIGPSTSTREMIWKLVETRMNVSRLNVSHGDHSSHQKTIDLVKEYNSQFDDKVVAIMLDTKGPEVQSANLPQPIMLEEGQEFNFTIKRGVSTENTVSVNYDAFVNDVEVGDMLVVDGGMMSLLVKSKTHDTIKCEVVDGGELKSRRHLNVRGKSANLPSITDKDWEDIMFGVDNQVDFYAVSFVKDARVVHELKDYLKSCNADIHVIVKMESADSIPNLHSIIPASDGAMVARGDLGAELPIEDVPLLQEDIIRRCQRM; from the exons ATGAAGATAGTTTGTACAATTGGTCCCTCCACAAGCACACGTGAGATGATATGGAAACTGGTAGAAACTAGAATGAATGTGTCACGTTTAAATGTGTCTCATGGGGACCATTCATCACACCAGAAAACCATTGATCTTGTTAAAGAGTACAACTCTCAGTTTGATGACAAGGTCGTCGCCATAATGCTAGACACCAAG GGGCCTGAGGTTCAAAGTGCAAATTTACCTCAACCTATAATGCTTGAAGAAGGACAagaatttaattttacaattaaaaGAGGAGTCAGCACAGAAAACACTGTCAGCGTGAATTATGATGCCTTTGTGAATGATGTGGAGGTTGGAGACATGCTAGTGGTTGATG GTGGAATGATGTCTTTACTTGTTAAGTCGAAGACACATGATACTATTAAATGTGAAGTAGTTGATGGTGGAGAATTAAAATCAAGGCGTCATTTAAATGTTCGTGGAAAAAGTGCAAATCTCCCTTCAATTACAG ATAAAGACTGGGAAGATATCATGTTTGGAGTGGACAACCAAGTCGATTTCTATGCTGTCTCTTTTGTAAAAGATGCTAGAGTGGTTCATGAGTTGAAAGATTATCTTAAAA GTTGCAATGCAGACATTCATGTGATTGTAAAAATGGAAAGTGCAGACTCTATCCCAAATCTTCATTCAATTATTCCTGCATCTGATGGG GCAATGGTTGCTCGTGGGGACCTTGGAGCTGAACTTCCGATTGAGGATGTTCCTCTGTTACAG GAGGACATAATTAGAAGGTGTCAGAGAATGTAG